The following are encoded in a window of Sutcliffiella horikoshii genomic DNA:
- a CDS encoding NYN domain-containing protein: protein MDILLVDGYNIIGAWPELRVLKDQDLAMARDILISRMAEYQAYTGYKVIIVFDAHMSQGIETKYKNHRVEVIYTRENETADERIEKLAISLSDIRTQIHVATSDFTEQWAIFGQGALRKSARELLNESDAIEARIKKRVTKFTNEKPSKRIELDNEISAIFEKWRRGQR, encoded by the coding sequence ATGGATATTCTACTGGTAGATGGATATAACATTATCGGTGCGTGGCCGGAGCTGAGGGTCCTGAAAGATCAGGACCTGGCAATGGCCCGTGATATCCTTATTTCTAGAATGGCAGAGTACCAGGCATATACAGGATATAAGGTGATTATTGTCTTTGACGCGCATATGTCACAGGGGATAGAGACGAAATACAAAAATCATCGAGTGGAAGTCATTTATACTCGTGAAAACGAAACAGCCGATGAAAGAATCGAAAAACTTGCCATCAGTTTAAGTGACATTCGAACACAAATCCATGTGGCCACTTCTGACTTTACAGAACAATGGGCCATCTTCGGACAGGGTGCATTGCGAAAATCGGCTCGTGAACTGCTGAATGAGTCAGACGCTATCGAAGCAAGAATAAAAAAACGTGTAACAAAATTTACCAACGAAAAGCCGTCAAAACGCATAGAATTGGACAATGAAATTTCAGCAATTTTCGAAAAATGGCGTCGAGGACAGCGATGA